The nucleotide window CAAATGGATCGCTTGGCATATTAAGCATGTCGATTGATCCATTTTTATTAGTTCGGAATCATTTTTGTAGTCGGTACTGTTGgtaattaatgaaaaaaatacgagaaaattattattttcagccTTTGACTAAGTataacaattaaatataaagcATAATACTAAgcatttttatgtatttttgtttcagAACAGCCACAACGATGAACTCTCCGAGCCTTACCACGTCGAAAATTTCCACATAGCCGCCCCTATGCCAATGGTTTACGAATCTACGGACACAACAGCAAACTTGTCAACCATCTCTAGGAAAAGAACCAATTCATACGACGATAAATCTGATGACCCAATGGGATATGGATTTGCTAAGTTACATCGACCAAGTTCAAAATCTGGTCACGATGAATTTGAAATTTACGGGCAATATGTTGCTTCGGAACTAAGAGAGACTAAAGATCTGCACTCAGTCCTGGTAGCGAAACGTTATATAAACGATATATTGATCAAAGCACGCATGGGAAGATATCGTAAAGATTCTGCTAGTAATAGCAAAAGTAAAGGTATTAAAACTGAACAGGAAGATGATTCAGATgtgaatgatgatgaataaaattacaattctaAAAGCATGGAGCTTTAATTAACTTATACGTCTAGTGATAATGAGAATTAATTAGGGCAAAAAATGAACCAATGAAAAATGGAACCCGGGTTTACCATTGTaccttaataaatagttgattCTTGATAAATGGAAAAATAATGATTGTAGGTGAGTAATTTGTTttaatacaatactctttattgctcaCCTTACATAGTTAACAATAAAAGTTAGTAACAGAAACAAAGACAATTGGATAAAGGTAAgaaggtaacaacaggcggtcttatcgcttaagagcgatctcttccagacaacctttgggtagcgggTAGATTGAGAACGTCTTAGTAACTCAACAGGGAGATAgttccaaaaaaatattacaagttTACGTATAATCCGACCTAGATATTGTTTATAACGTTGATAACGATACCTACAAACtatactttttatatataattttcgtattctagaaatcatatttaaaaagtataaaaaatatgcaatccttgtaattaatattaataataattaactttaGTTATTCACAagttaagttatgtatatttgtatatatatatatataaattcgatgtatatatttatgttagtagtactctatgttattatatcacgtcgtccacaacgtgtcccgtcccgaactatgctgtcccgcacactccgctggctccacagaaaaccagcgccgttgaccacgctagtcgtgccagctgcattgctgagtggagaccatttcagctttacatctctatttctactgtttcgtttatctttgtcttgtatttgctatatatgtgttgtattgatgtgttgtctgaataaatgatttctattctattctattctattctaattaaatagccgcctgctacagattttttgaaattgccgcATTCTTTCAGGTTCTACTTTTATTAGCCAGACTATTCCTTAAGGTTTGATTTTGAAGGAGGTAATAGATTGAGAACGTCTTAGTAACTCAACAGAGAGATAgttccaaaaaaatattacaagttTACGTATAATCCGACCTAGatattatttatctatacatataataaagcggaagagggtcgaaagtctgtacatggaagatattcgaaaaaaaattggctggggatacttagaatcgataacagaacacattccaacagtttttagaatttttgtctgtttatctgtttgtctgtttatctgtttatctgtttgtctgtttatttgaccgcgctacaaatgaaaacggctgaacggattttgatgcaaactttactaatctgtcgaaaaaatccacggccaggttataggctataaaaatttgagaaattttacccctaagggggttaaaaaggggatgaaagtttgtatggagttcaagatttattttaagctagcaatttgaaacttcgtaagaagatatattattgaaatacaagaaaaccaaattcagcgtttttgaaaattcatcccctaaacaggtgaaatagaggttgaaaatttgtatggagttcaatttttttttgggtgcgttacttgaaactttatataatgggcatattattataatacaagaaaagtgattttagtgtttttaagaattcgtcccctaacagggttaaaagggggttgtaagtttgaatccattacaaatgctttgaaacttcttagaaaggtatgatagacgattacaaaaaaactaattttgacgtttttggaaatttaacccctcagggggttgaaaaggggattaaagtttgtcttggggtgcaaattttattttaagccaggaacttaaaacttctcaaaacgttaattatattaaaaagcacgaaaattttattcagcgtttttaaaaattcttcccccatggtggtgaaaaaggggttaaaaactttatcttgataactatatcattttagctactaggccaagttaggtatcgtttttgtataaatcgggtatgccgaattcatttatgatatcaaaatgacaccattcccgagtgaaaacacaaaaaatatgaaaaacactttttttaatttctttttacgcttataccgctaaaccgatttagataaaatttggtatagagatagtttgagtcccgtggaagaacatagggtagtttttatccaaaaaatggagactgcgtttgcatggagaagcggccgtgccctttcctcttaataatggtcacgaaggtgggtactttaaaaaaaaacatttttcagtaaatgtcaaacgatttgggacttatacgcgttaccatgccttcccgaaaaaaagcgaatctttcgcgaaagtctcgcaatgcattgcggccacaaggggcacggtctcaggcgtctgagaaaaaccacggtgagagactcagtggcgctctagccaggcaggtcgcttcgctttcggctgaaacggcaagccagcgcgagtctcgattgcgatcccaaatacatcgtacgcaatacatatgtaggcgcagatcctgacggagtgtggcgccggagaagccgtgttcatcctgcgtatccccctcattccgagcaacttcccgttccgcttcaagcgcctacaggtgggtgagcgtctgcttcgctatgaccatcaacaagtcgtaggggcagacgctacgcagtttcatttcccattccgaaaacaaaaaaaggggcagacgctgcccgccgccggcgtcatgcttagactgatttgactggaggaccgatttggatgacatgattttgatgggaacacccaaatattccgaaatacgtttttccgatttttataaccacgactttcataatcccgattatttataagttcgaaatatcaaaattacgatttttaaaaacactatggaataaaatcacgaatgtgctatttccgaaaactttaaatccgattgtcacttgacagaaagagttccgattttacacttttccgaaaatatttttattccgaattcctaaattccgaaaaatcattgtccgatcggaaataaaataattcggtattcagaaattcggttttttacaaaatcggaaaaatgaagtctgtgatattcaaatgaagactcacgttttagtaattattacgggtacctgtcgtgccgcgtcatgttaaattcggcataaaatatttttggcataaaaattcggcataaataaattagaccgaactgcgaacccgaactgttgctagaagtgggttaggttaggttagaactgcgacccccaagaaaacgaactgttgccagatgtgggtttggttaggttagaactgcgacccccaagaaaacgaactgttaccaaaaaagtggaaatttaaaaattgggatatttaaaataggaatcacgttaattcggaataagggtaattccgaattcgtgattttgaaaatcgtaaatgttaaattcggtgtttgccaccatcggaattgttatacttagtcggaattatgtagttcggatttacaaaattcggctttttgggttttcggaaatataaatcttcgtgattttcatcattcgtaattatgacagtcggaattttgatgggacgagcatttaaaaatcggaatgataaaattcgacattctaaaattcggaataaaatctttcggaaatatgtagtgtacccgatttggataggtaaagtcaaggacgtaaaaatacaaaaatggtactgtatcgttcgatatacacctactactctatgccgtttaaatcacgtcaaatatttgaataagggcaaaaaaaaaaacattttggagtgtaattttatttagtggtagcaaagaggatataatattatagagcggtactgtcatagtcaattttgtaaccgcagtaaattcactgccatctatcgacacactttaaaactaaacatgaagatttataaaaatacgataaaatgtatttaaatatggataaatgattttttttatttgcattaattatttttattattttgacccatgttctttcactgatatgcgttaaaattgataaataataactaacgaaaccgttaacgccctctatacgagagtaggcaaaaggtagtagcgacatctgatcgagaatcaaattttcgtgatttccgaggcactttttttccttagactgtatctatctattacggagttatatctgtctttggtggtaggtacctaattgtaaaatattttatctggactacagtcctctagcgtatccatctgtcaactttactttaagttccgtctccaggggacagggagataaattaggggtgaattagccgcttactgacacagaccgaattccacgcaggcgaagccgcgggcacagctagtaacgAATATAACGATACCTACGCTACGCGGTGCGCTCATAAATACGGTTTTATATGAGAGAGGATTcagagggcttaccgcgaaccacgttcgacgtgttgcctccctgtcacacttaggtacgaatttacaagtgcgccAGAGAGGcaagaggcaacacgtcgaacgtggttcgcggtaggccctcagagcaTACACGAGCCTTACTCGTAACATACACGCATATAtattgtagcatctcatacctgggtcctaactcgcAGTCCTTACTCCTACGGGCTGATCCTGATGAATCTGCTATAATTCCTACCTGGTTCTGTTTttgtcttcctgtctgattctcgtcttccatattactccctgaaacttgatttaaaatgtttactttctggctaccatttccaaATTCTCCCTTAACTCCTACCCTAATGCGGCCCTGAGCCATCTGGTTGCTTACCTTTTATTTTCGAATGGTTTGATCATTATTTAACGatgtattttacatattttccctTGATTTctgttatttctattattttgacatatttattttctttgagtGACTTAATCCGTCAAACttaatttattctaaatttTTTACTTTAACCCCCAGAGCGGTAGTTCAActgaagaaaaaataataataccccTCTTACTTCTacctttttttcattttcttttctcTCTTTTTCCACTCTTCACACTCCCTGCTCCGTTACGCACTCCTccatatacgtggaggaggacgTAACGTGACAATATTTTAACCGGTAGTATGAGCAATTGAATATACAGCTTTTATTTACAAAGTAGCGCTAAAccataaatattatttgcgaGGATATAAGTTGATATAAGTAGATTCAATTCATCTGATACTTGCGTCAGTATAACTGTCGTCAGTCTATATCTTTCTGTCGTTTGAACTTTGAATCCTTCTGCGTTTACGATCTTTTATGAGAACGGGGGAATTCGCAGCATAAAGTCGGCACGTAGCTCCGCGTCTCCCTTTGACACAGATTGGTACGTAATATTATAGGAGATATGCCAATTTctatagaaataataaaacagaTACCTTTTAACCAACAAATAGGTAATCCTGTGCGCCTCCCTAAGGTGTGTATCTAAACAAaaaaggaaggaatggaaatTGCAGGCTTCTGGAAATCTTCTGAAAGGTGAAAAGGCGACCGATGTTccaagttcgagtcttgcccaaggcggtgaatttttaaatttttcctttaatataaaaattaaattaaaattaataggtATCGCTCGTtgtaataataaagtttttgtaTGAAAGTGGCATATCTAAAGTATTTATCATGATGTAATCTATGCCTGTAGGGCGGTGGGTGGACCAGTGTTGTTCGATGTAAACGTCCAAAGTGATCAGTTGAAATTAAACTGAAGATCGATTCGCACTGTAAAGAATGAAGGTGTTTACTAAGGGATGAGTTTATAGTACAAGTTtctaatacattatttttaaacgcaagctcctgatgacactcctcggtacggagtgaaacatgtccgagcgtttttcgacttagaatacgtgagtgacctgttattaatatattgaatatggcggtgtctcacggaagttttgttattaattttttttattaagaaacattttttactCTTTCTTAGGCtttaaaagttaatatttaagtaaaaaggAAAATGATACTGTTTACACAGGAACCGTAATACCGCGCGCTCGAGTTGTATGGAATCGAAACGGACCGGACTGTTTGAaccgaaatataatttttttaattccgtagactaaaatgacaaccacaaatgtcaaacgtaCAAATAATGATAccagcttaaaacaaacagtgctgatctttgatttcggtttgtgtataaccgataaatattaaattaattttagattcaaaataaacaataaatgaaatctaCTCGCTACATGATTTAAGATGACTTAgatgaggtatggacatagtttgaggcccgagaaaggacataggatagtttttatcaatcatcatcatcatcccacgcaaaTGAAGTCGCGGACATAAGTAGTTTCTAATAATGGATAAAGGCGACCATTGTTAGGTTGGCAGATAATTGCTGCTTTTTCGAGCCCAAAGCCCATATCTGtagtaaaagtaataaaacaagATTTCgatcaataataatatttaatatttcgcATCACAAACTTGTATTTACATGATTGCTTACACTTAAACGACCATTAAACAAcaaatcaaaaaactataaataataaaatgggtGTACTTAtgctttatattttaaacagcattctaaattaattaattaattaaattaattaattattttattagctttAGTTGAAATAATGCGTGGAATGCTTACAATCAATTTGTGTACCAATCAGATTGCCACTGAAAATTAGACCGTATTAGAAGGTCGTAGGGCTGATTTGTGGAAGAAGATAACACTACATTATTTACAGACACCATAAAGGCTGTAATATCAATTGATAAACATTTGAATGCAGTCAAGTGTCGAAACTGAAATTTGGAGGTCTGGGAAAGTGAggttatattataagtaaagGGCATTTTTCGTCTCCATAATGTGTaacactgtgtgtgtgtgtgtgtgtgtgtgtgtaatactGTTAGTTTTTCGAACACTTAACTGCCACTACTAACAATTTGTAACTAGACATACAAATACTATCGACCCGGTAGGCCGGCGAAGCCATTGTAGGACCTCAGCAGTGCTTTTTAACTGTTATAACCAACAGGATGGATTTTATCAGTAAATATAGCTGTTTAGATATTTCAGCAACGATTAAATAACCACCCTATAAACAGTTTAAACACGAAAGTAAATTACAGAGGCCATTTTCTTGAAGCTAATTATTGAGCTACGTTGCAAATAGGCACTCCAATAGgattacagtctggcaaaaaagagtaaaaatcaaaaagtggcaacactgtagtgtcgtccctttaaaatcaatctaagaaaaacgggacgacactacagtgttgccactttttaatttctactcttttttgccagactgtaagttCCACGGAAGCTACACAACGAGCGTTGTCAGGCAGGTGTCAGTAGAGTAATAAAGATACGAGTTTTTGAGGCAAGCTTTCTGTATTAAGAGTCcgactaagctaactctgcatggcatttacaatgacaaagtgtggctttctgaatgtcaaatttctatgaaaataatgACACCaactcactttgttctgttcaagtcgctGCAAcgttatagtttgaatcttctcaaatgatttttacgccaaagatactaatctgttaaacaaaagaaacaatggcttttgtttaacagattggggtctttggcgtaaaaatcatttgagaagattcaaactatagcTTAGACGGAATGTAGAAAGTTGTCTTTAAGACTACGCTGAGGCCTCACTACACGCCAGTAGATAAGTAGTCCCCAACAAAATGGCCGCTGCTCGTGGTTCACCGGTTATAACTAGAGGGTTCAGGTTTATCTAGAACACGATGTCTTCGTCGCCCTCGTCGAGCAGGTTGGCGCCGCCGTCGCCGAGGTCCAGACCCAGACCCGCCGCTAGGAGCTCTTTCTTTTTCTGAAAACAGCCAGTTCAACTTTATTGTAAGttcaaggtgcctagccaacgtgccaatcgtttacgctccgtagcaaacgaaacgcaactgtctctggggcattccacgagaatgtcccttacaaAATGCatttgccttgtatggcagctaattcaatgaaatccgtaaagctcgagaatatactgccaatttgttagcagTCATGAAATATTACGAGACCTAATATCATTTTCTCAGCCTTTTCAGAACTATTAGAAGAACGGCGTTTCGTAAGGGatattctcgtggaatgcacccTCTGTCGGAATATGGAAGAATGACAGAGAGAAATGACTACCGACCGCTTCCGCTTTGTCCTTAATGATCTTCTTCTTATCCTGGATCTTCTTGAGCCGGTAGAACTCCTCACGCTCCAGCTCGTCCAACTCGGAGATGATGTACGCCAGAGTGCGCTCCAGCCGCGGGATGATcactaaaattaaaacaatacggGTGAAAATTAAAAACGTTGGGGAAAACCGGCGTCTTTCTCTTGGATTTAACAAttcaatacatttttaacacgcttttattaggtcgccCTCAgcctatgtaatggaatctaaggtaactaatttaaccatcttcccggtttccgatgaagctgaaaatttgcatacgcatattagtcgggtgacaatgcaatattatggtaccatcgagctgatctggtgatgaagacaggaggtggtcataggaactctgtgataaaacaacgcaacctaattgtggttcgggtttt belongs to Cydia strobilella chromosome 15, ilCydStro3.1, whole genome shotgun sequence and includes:
- the LOC134747944 gene encoding uncharacterized protein LOC134747944, giving the protein MAVTYTNELVLQLVQAYKNHELLWDPSNPDFKNRTKKNDAWDDIANAVNIPRRDVESKIHTLRSQFAREKKKIAQLRKNGNDLKNAPWFAYEPMKFLLKGDTETDGSDSSEMRNSHNDELSEPYHVENFHIAAPMPMVYESTDTTANLSTISRKRTNSYDDKSDDPMGYGFAKLHRPSSKSGHDEFEIYGQYVASELRETKDLHSVLVAKRYINDILIKARMGRYRKDSASNSKSKGIKTEQEDDSDVNDDE